CGCGAGACGGGCTACACCACCCTGGGGACGCTCGAGTTCCTGATGGACGAGGATGGGAGTCTCTATTTCATGGAGATGAACACTCGCGTTCAGGTGGAGCACCCGGTGACGGAAATGGTGACCGGCGTCGACCTGGTGGTGGAGCAGATCCGCGCCGCCGCCGGGCAGAAACTGGAGCTGCCCGACACGCGCCCGTGGAAGTTCCGAGGTCACGCACTGGAGTGCCGCATCGTCGCGGAGGATCCGGTTACCTTTGCTCCCTGGCCGGGGCTCATCAGCGAGTATCATCCGCCCGGGGGTGCGGGGGTGCGCGTGGATTCGGGTGTGTTCGGTGGCTGGCAAGTCCCACCGCACTACGATTCGCTGCTGGCGAAGATCATCACTCACGGCGCGACTCGCGAGATGGCCATCAACCGCATGCAGCGCGCCCTGGACGAGCTCATCATCGGTGGTATTCGCACCAATGTGGACTTCCACAAGAAGCTGCTGCGCGACCGCGAAGTGCTGGAGGCGCGCATGACGACCCGCACCGTCGAACGCGTGGTCGACGAGTTTCGGCAGGAGCGCGCGCCGCAAGCTTGACGCAGCCGGCGCGTAGTCGAGCCAATGGTCGAGTCCCTCTCGCTTCCGTGCAACGCCCGGAAACCCGGAGTGAGGCATGAGTGAGGTGGGCGAGCGGGTACTGGCGGGCGACGTGCGCGCGGTGGCGCGCGCTTGCCGTGCGGTGGACGATCGTTTGCCGGGCTACCAGGAGCTACTGAGCGAACTCTACCCCAACACAGGCCGCGCCTGGCTGATTGGCATCACCGGCAACCCTGGCGCGGGCAAGAGCACGCTGACGGATCGTCTGATCACGCGGCTCCGGGGCGAGGGCAAACGGGTGGCAGTAGTGGCCGTGGATCCAACGAGCCCGTTCTCCGGAGGCGCGATCCTGGGCGACCGCATTCGCATGCAGCGGCACTTCGAGGACGACCAGGTCTTCATCCGCTCCCTGGCAACCCGTGGCGCGCTTGGAGGACTTTCGCGTTCCGCCGCGGATGTGACCCGCGTGCTCGATGCGTGGGGGGCGGACGTGGTGCTGATCGAAACGGTTGGCGTGGGGCAGGACGAGTTGGAAGTGACTCGACTTGCGCACTCGACCTTGGTCGTGGCGTCGCCGGGGCTGGGCGACGACATCCAGGCCATCAAGGCGGGCATCCTCGAGATCGCGGACGTGTTCTGCGTGAACAAGGCGGATCGCGAGGGTGCGGACGCTACGGTGCGCGATCTGGAGGTGATGCTCGCCCTCGGTGGTGAAATCTTCACCAAAGCAGCTGTCGCGAGCCCCGGACATACCGCGGCCAGCGTCGCGCCACGAGCAGAGCGCAAGGCTGGGGGTCCCTGGGTCCCCCCAGTGCTCCAATGCATCGCGTCGAAGGATCGCGGTGTGGACGAGGTCCTGGCAGCCCTCGTCAGCCATCGGGCGTGGCTATCCGATACCCCAGAGGGGCAGGCGCGTGCGCGCGACCGCGCCCGGCAAGCGCTGATTGCCTTCATGCGCGACGCCCTCGCGGTCCGCATCGTTCATGCGCTCCGGGAAGAGTTGGACGACCTGGTCAAGCGCGTAGAGGCGCGAGAGCTGGATCCCTACGCAGCCTGTGAACTGCTGCTGGAAAGACTCTCAGCGCGATCCTGAAGAACTCGCGGTGGACCGCCGCGGTTTCTTCTTCGGAACCTTCCCTGTCTGCCGAGGGGTGGCCGGTTCCGCGGCTTTTGGCGAGGAGGCTCGCTTGGGGGTCCGGGCCTTCGCGTTCGAGGGAGTGTTGGTGCTGCCCGGTGCACGCTGCCGCGTGGGTTTTCGTCCTACCTGCTCGGCCTTGAAGGCGCTGGGGCATGCGTCGGACACTTTGCAGGCGGCGCAGGCTGGCTTGCGCGCGCTGCATATCCGCCGTCCGTGGAAGATCAAAGTGTGCGAGATGCGGTCCCAATCGGATCGAGGAAAGAGCCGCATCAGATCCTGTTCGATCTTGTCTGGAGTGCCGTGCTTGCTCCAGCCCAGGCGCTGACTGATACGCTGCACGTGGGTGTCGACGACGACGCCTTCGGGCGCTCCAAAGGCAACACCCAACACGACGTTGGCGGTCTTGCGTCCCACACCGGGCAGCGCCACCAGGGCTTCCAAAGTGACGGGTACCCTACCGCCGTGGTCAGCAACGAGTCCCTTCGCCAAACCAATGATATTCTTGGACTTTTGGCGAAACATGCCCAGGCTTCCGATCAGCTTCTCGACCACGGGTTGTCGCGCGGAC
This DNA window, taken from Polyangiaceae bacterium, encodes the following:
- the meaB gene encoding methylmalonyl Co-A mutase-associated GTPase MeaB; amino-acid sequence: MSEVGERVLAGDVRAVARACRAVDDRLPGYQELLSELYPNTGRAWLIGITGNPGAGKSTLTDRLITRLRGEGKRVAVVAVDPTSPFSGGAILGDRIRMQRHFEDDQVFIRSLATRGALGGLSRSAADVTRVLDAWGADVVLIETVGVGQDELEVTRLAHSTLVVASPGLGDDIQAIKAGILEIADVFCVNKADREGADATVRDLEVMLALGGEIFTKAAVASPGHTAASVAPRAERKAGGPWVPPVLQCIASKDRGVDEVLAALVSHRAWLSDTPEGQARARDRARQALIAFMRDALAVRIVHALREELDDLVKRVEARELDPYAACELLLERLSARS
- the nth gene encoding endonuclease III, whose product is MARAKAVALAPSTLARLSAMHPDAHCELVHQDPFQLLVATVLSAQSTDVAVNKVTPALFQRYPDAAALASARQPVVEKLIGSLGMFRQKSKNIIGLAKGLVADHGGRVPVTLEALVALPGVGRKTANVVLGVAFGAPEGVVVDTHVQRISQRLGWSKHGTPDKIEQDLMRLFPRSDWDRISHTLIFHGRRICSARKPACAACKVSDACPSAFKAEQVGRKPTRQRAPGSTNTPSNAKARTPKRASSPKAAEPATPRQTGKVPKKKPRRSTASSSGSR